One genomic window of Monodelphis domestica isolate mMonDom1 chromosome 1, mMonDom1.pri, whole genome shotgun sequence includes the following:
- the PLEKHG4 gene encoding puratrophin-1: MGKALGLSGERAWTLVSTPVPTLPAGQRAGSIEPDLGLACPLWVSPGGLPPTGGRSFVARAGGGGWFFPLWGGRAQGCLRLLQPPGGQGRGQGAGLWGRVELLPELLLLQDWGSLDACLQATLSALYPPFGPSAGVLLGQVLAVIERAYGGDGLRYLLDFLLPARHILHCVQLHACGQYPGRLFAHAGWPLCLGEHVVVHLASLDWRLLEPGDFYLQLVPFLRRQPRLVLTCLAPGGHGAQQLPLPEASYSAIFTPRWLDAFNASQAPGPWALGSCLLVAPGGRVLRVPWEQVLRPCFLDEPGVEGPPRAIMASPGPSMLPGSRDDSGKDTPESLDPPGIQQCPAGCEEDAEVPASPSSSDGEEDSLDPVVAQAHATDWRYAVCSYEEGPEPPEAEAEASTPPGPPPGAVDPQLSARTPLPDGQSGEEGTAGAQPEEAEPCGSESPPSPRPVQEEGQGRGPLRPGPGCPPLSNPEDALERREPRNAEKATGLKSPGANILGMDGTEKLSSGDPEQCPALPVPVMPTTAQDLCPQLLASGLAVLPGTRDSEGRAVLLVFAHHPAWHGPHCGTQELAGLFLYLRSIPSPEVQALGLTVLVDARHCPPSPHLFLGLGEMQKAVPGSVHQVLLLGKMSGAPPPGLKLELLSSRQALLAFIPNSQLPLTLEGCLPYSHSAWLDFRKRLEALQRSCLEACALLRAAIESVEAAPEPEGPGGAGQLLQDPQELMKRVLNDPQLTQLQREGGTALAQLQWEDPGVVQSPDYRLAVAEAGKLYAQVDGLLHQLVTLCNQRMRALELGKTVEAQAGTLAEIQAWLQKVGWPGLKGPEEPSLDMLLEARDAFWELDRVGQEHVRQAEGILAGWEAEELGRLGARGARLLSLQTLLSEFSGALAHRRRQLMDAQQLSHLLDQALAWAQDRQKALARLAEEKRASPEAVLHYLQQHRALHPDLAPSHFQEMRALAAGLGSNLATQQCHLVWIQCQDAQLALDRKLEAALRARQVLPALAKGWECPRGGGSSSSSSSDQASLASGRETEERARSLISSGPAPSRTLNRARAFKPGAKQSLRSSVGQLSLGEPSPLPSASPRSPSGTFTEAPFQRCLGALHALPSHPTLEASPQNRLRLVLGEMVATEREYVRALNYVVESYFPELERADVPQVLRGQRAQLFGNLEKLWDFHRHFFLRELESCSQHPLRVAHAFLRHREQFGLYALYSKNKPRSDMLLASHGNAFFKDKQRQLGDHLDLASYLLKPIQRMSKYALLLQELSQTCEEGPGPSWAREPDLAALRAARDLVRFQLRHGNDLLAMDAIRGCDVNLKEQGQLVRQDEFTVWSGRKKCRRQVFLFEELVLFSKARHRPQGTASFIYKQSFKTSDIGLTENCGDSGLRFEIWFRRRKAGDTFVLQATTQENKRAWTADIASLLWRQAARNKELRMAEMVSMGVGNKPFLDIAPSEAAISDRAINYIMKGRGARTRASIAVSLFDHTNPYPGPPASLPTGPSSCSLLGPLNLHLCGDPTRLGLHWPLHRTSYPEEDLDPETETGSQPSLTPESSEASSQCPSASSSSSESDCVPGLPLASSCEDQSMVPQEDKAHCGQSQSISLEKKVG; encoded by the exons ACCTGGGCCTGGCCTGCCCTCTCTGGGTCTCCCCAGGGGGTCTCCCCCCCACTGGTGGGCGGTCCTTTGTAGccagggctgggggtgggggctggTTCTTTCCTCTCTGGGGGGGGCGGGCCCAGGGCTGCCTGAGGCTCCTACAGCCCCCAGGGGGCCAGGGCAGGGGTCAGGGGGCGGgcctgtgggggagggttgagcTGCTGCCTGAGCTGCTTCTCCTGCAGGACTGGGGCTCCTTAGATGCTTGCCTGCAGGCCACACTGTCTGCTCTGTACCCACCCTTCGGGCCCTCAGCAGGGGTGCTGCTGGGCCAGGTGCTGGCTGTGATTGAGAGGGCCTACGGGGGTGACGGGCTGCGCTATCTGCTGGACTTCCTGCTGCCTGCCCGCCACATACTGCACTGTGTCCAGCTGCATGCCTGT GGTCAGTACCCGGGGCGCCTCTTTGCCCATGCCGGCTGGCCCCTGTGCCTAGGGGAGCACGTGGTGGTGCACCTGGCCTCCCTGGACTGGCGTCTGCTGGAGCCGGGGGACTTCTACCTGCAGCTGGTGCCCTTCCTGAGGCGCCAGCCCCGCCTGGTGCTCACCTGCCTGGCCCCTGGAGGTCACGGTGCCCAGCAGCTGCCCTTGCCAGAGGCCAGCTATTCGGCGATCTTCACACCCCGCTGGCTGGACGCCTTCAACGCTAGCCAGGCGCCCGGCCCGTGGGCCCTGGGCTCCTGCCTCCTGGTGGCCCCTGGGGGACGCGTCCTGAGGGTGCCCTGGGAGCAGGTCCTGAGGCCTTGCTTCTTGGATGAGCCGGGGGTTGAGGGTCCCCCCAGAGCCATCATGGCTTCGCCAGGACCCTCCATGTTGCCAGGCTCACGGGATGATTCTGGCAAAGACACCCCGGAGAGCCTGGACCCTCCTGGCATTCAGCAGTGCCCTGCGGGGTGTGAAGAGGATGCTGAAGTGCCAGCCTCCCCCAGCAGCTCTGATGGAGAGGAAGACAGTCTAGACCCCGTGGTGGCCCAAGCCCATGCCACCGACTGGAGGTATGCCGTGTGCAGCTACGAGGAAGGCCCGGAGCCTCCAGAGGCTGAGGCTGAGGCCTCCACCCCGCCTGGCCCTCCCCCAGGGGCCGTGGACCCACAGCTCTCTGCCCGAACACCCCTGCCAGATGGGCAGAGTGGGGAGGAAGGGACCGCTGGGGCCCAACCAGAAGAAGCCGAACCCTGTGGCAGCGAGAGCCCCCCATCTCCCAGGCCAGTCCAGGAGGAAGGGCAGGGCCGGGGACCCCTGAGACCAGGCCCTGGGTGCCCCCCGCTCTCCAATCCTGAGGATGCCCTGGAGAGGAGGGAGCCCAGGAACGCGGAGAAGGCCACAGGCCTGAAGTCACCTGGAG CAAACATCTTGGGAATGGACGGAACAGAAAAGCTCTCCTCGGGTGATCCTGAACAGTGTCCGGCCCTGCCTGTGCCCGTGATGCCCACCACCGCCCAGGACTTGTGCCCCCAGCTGCTGGCCAGTGGCCTAGCTGTGCTGCCTG GAACCAGGGACTCTGAGGGCCGAGCAGTGCTGTTGGTCTTTGCCCACCATCCTGCCTGGCACGGTCCTCACTGCGGCACCCAGGAGCTCGCAGGCCTGTTCCTTTATTTGCGCAGCATTCCCAG CCCCGAGGTGCAGGCCCTGGGACTGACTGTGCTGGTGGACGCCCGGCACTGCCCGCCCAGTCCCCACCTCTTCCTGGGGCTTGGCGAGATGCAG AAGGCTGTCCCGGGCTCCGTGCACCAGGTCCTTCTGCTGGGGAAGATGTCGGGGGCTCCACCTCCAGGACTAAAG CTGGAGCTGCTGTCCTCTCGTCAGGCTCTTCTCGCCTTCATCCCCAactcccagctgcccctgactcTGGAAGGCTGCCTCCCCTACAGCCACAGTGCTTGGCTGGATTTCCGAAAG CGGCTGGAAGCCTTGCAGCGGAGTTGCCTGGAGGCCTGCGCCCTGCTTCGGGCGGCCATCGAGAGTGTGGAAGCTGCCCCTGAGCCAGAGGGGCCTGGG GGAGCCGGGCAGCTGCTGCAGGACCCACAGGAACTGATGAAGCGGGTGCTGAATGACCCTCAGCTGACCCAGCTGCAACGAGAGGGTGGCACGGCATTGGCACAACTACAGTGGGAAGATCCAGGAGTTGTTCAGAGCCCAGACTACAG GCTGGCAGTGGCCGAGGCAGGGAAGCTGTATGCTCAGGTAGACGGGCTGCTGCACCAGCTGGTTACTCTCTGCAACCAACGAATGCGGGCACTCGAGCTGGGAAAGACGGTGGAGGCCCAGGCAGGAACACTGGCCGAG ATCCAGGCCTGGCTGCAGAAGGTAGGCTGGCCAGGGCTGAAAGGGCCCGAGGAACCTTCGCTGGACATGCTGCTTGAGGCTCGGGATGCCTTCTGGGAGCTGGACCGGGTTGGCCAG GAGCACGTCCGGCAGGCCGAGGGGATTCTAGCTGGCTGGGAAGCGGAGGAGCTGGGCCGGCTGGGCGCGCGGGGAGCCCGCCTCCTCTCCTTGCAGACGCTGCTGTCGGAGTTCTCGGGGGCGCTGGCCCACCGCCGTCGGCAGCTCATGGATGCCCAGCAGCTCTCTCACCTGCTGGATCAG GCCCTGGCATGGGCACAGGACCGGCAGAAAGCGCTGGCCAGGCTGGCCGAGGAGAAACGCGCCTCCCCAGAGGCGGTGCTACATTACCTGCAGCAGCACCGGGCTCTGCACCCTGACCTGGCGCCGTCCCACTTTCAAGAGATGCGGGCCCTGGCGGCGGGGCTGGGCTCCAATCTCGCCACCCAGCAGTGCCACCTCGTGTGGATCCAGTGCCAAGACGCCCAGCTGGCTTTGGATAGGAAGCTGGAGGCTGCGCTCAGGGCACGGCAAGTGCTGCCCGCCTTGGCCAAGGGCTGGGAGTGCCCCCGGggtggcggcagcagcagcagcagctcctCGGACCAGGCCTCCCTGGCGTCCGGCAGAGAGACCGAGGAGCGGGCGAGAAGCCTCATTTCCTCGGGGCCCGCCCCCTCCCGCACCCTGAACAGGGCACGCGCTTTCAAGCCAGGGGCGAAGCAGAGCCTGAGGAGCTCCGTGGGCCAGCTCAGCCTGGGGGAGCCTTCGCCCTTGCCCTCGGCCTCCCCCCGCAGCCCCTCGGGCACGTTCACGGAGGCTCCCTTCCAGAGGTGCCTGGGCGCCCTGCACGCATTGCCCAGCCATCCCACGCTGGAGGCCAGCCCCCAGAACAG GCTGCGCCTGGTACTGGGAGAGATGGTGGCGACGGAGCGGGAGTACGTGCGGGCCTTGAACTACGTCGTGGAGAGCTACTTCCCCGAGCTGGAGCGGGCGGACGTGCCCCAGGTCCTGCGGGGGCAGCGGGCCCAGCTCTTTGGCAACCTGGAGAAACTGTGGGACTTCCACCGTCACTTTTTCCTGCGGGAGCTGGAGAGCTGCAGCCAGCACCCCCTACGAGTTGCCCACGCCTTCCTGCGTCAC AGGGAGCAGTTTGGGCTGTACGCCCTCTACAGCAAGAACAAGCCCAGGTCCGACATGCTGCTGGCCAGTCACGGGAACGCCTTCTTCAAG GATAAGCAGCGGCAGCTGGGCGACCACCTGGACTTGGCTTCCTACCTGCTGAAGCCCATTCAGCGGATGAGCAAGTACGCCCTGCTGCTCCAAGAACTGTCCCAGACCTGCGAGGAGGGGCCGGGCCCCAGCTGGGCCCGAGAGCCCGACCTGGCCGCCCTGCGCGCCGCCCGGGACCTCGTTCGATTCCAGCTGCGGCACGGCAATGACCTGTTGGCCATGGATGCCATCCGCGGCTGTGAC GTGAACCTCAAGGAGCAGGGCCAGCTGGTCCGCCAGGACGAGTTCACGGTGTGGTCGGGGAGGAAGAAGTGCCGCCGGCAGGTCTTCCTCTTCGAGGAGCTCGTCCTCTTCAGCAAGGCTCGGCACAGGCCGCAGGGCACCGCCTCCTTCATCTACAAGCAGTCCTTTAAG ACGTCCGACATAGGACTCACCGAGAACTGCGGAGACAGCGGCCTGCGCTTCGAGATCTGGTTCCGGCGCCGCAAGGCGGGCGACACGTTTGTGCTACAGGCCACCACCCAGGAGAACAAGCGGGCCTGGACAGCTGACATCGCCAGCCTGCTCTGGAGACAGGCCGCCCGCAACAAGG AGCTCCGAATGGCCGAGATGGTATCCATGGGTGTGGGAAACAAGCCCTTCCTGGACATCGCCCCTAGTGAAGCAGCCATCAGTGACCGCGCCATCAACTATATCATGAAGGGCCGAG GAGCTCGGACTCGGGCCTCCATTGCAGTGTCCCTATTTGACCACACCAACCCCTACCCTGGGCCTCCGGCATCACTTCCTACGGGTCCCTCTTCCTGCTCCTTGCTGGGACCCCTTAATCTGCACCTGTGTGGGGACCCAACTCGACTGGGACTCCATTGGCCCTTGCATCGCACCTCTTACCCAGAGGAGGATCTGGATCCAGAGACTGAAACAGGAAGCCAGCCTTCACTGA CTCCTGAGAGCTCCGAGGCCTCATCCCAATGTCCATCGGCTAGTTCAAGCAGCTCCGAGAGTGACTGTGTCCCTGGTTTGCCCCTGGCCAGTAGCTGTGAGGACCAGTCCATGGTGCCCCAGGAAGACAAAGCCCACTGTGGCCAGAGTCAGTCCATATCCTTG GAAAAGAAAGTTGGATGA